The genomic DNA GGCACAGTAGGGCGCATGAAATATCCGACGATTGAAGACGCGGTGGGCAACACGCCGCTGGTGGCGCTGCAGCGCATTGGGGCCCAGGACAACGCGGCGCGGGGCAATGTGGTGCTGGGCAAGCTGGAGGGCAACAACCCCGCAGGGTCGGTGAAGGACAGGCCCGCCCTGTCGATGATCCGGCGCGCGGAGGAGCGGGGCGACATCCGGCCTGGGGACACGCTGATCGAGGCCACGTCGGGCAACACCGGCATCGCCCTGGCGATGGCGGCCGCCATCAAGGGCTATCGCATGGTGCTGGTGATGCCGGAAGACCTCTCCATCGAGCGCGCGCAGACCATGAAGGCCTTTGGGGCGGAGCTTGTGCTCACACCCAAGAGCGGTGGCATGGAACATGCGCGCGACCTCGCCGAGGCCATGCAAAAGCGCGGCGAGGGCAAGGTGCTGGACCAGTTCGCCAACCAGGACAACCCGCGCATCCACTACGAAACCACGGGCCCCGAGATCTGGGAGCAGACCGGCGGGCGCATCACGCACTTCGTGAGCGCCATGGGCACCACGGGCACCATCACCGGGGTGTCGCGCTTCCTCAAGGAGAAGAACCCGGCCATCCAGATCATCGGCGCGCAGCCCGAGGAAGGCTCGCGCATTCCCGGCATCCGCAAGTGGCCGCAGGAGTACCTGCCCAAGATCTATGACGCGAGCACGGTGGATGAGCTGGTGTATGTGAGCCAGGACAATGCCGAGGACATGTGCCGCCGTCTGGCGCGAGAAGAGGGCATCTTCGCGGGCATCTCGGCGGCGGGGGCCTGCTGGGTGGCGCAGCAGATCGCGGCGCGCGACAGCCATGCCACCATCGTCTTCGTGGTGTGCGACCGGGGCGACCGCTACCTGTCGACGGGGGTGTTCCCCGCCTGAGGACGAAAGGCAGCGAAGGCGACCCCTTCACCTTCCTTGAAATGAAAATGGGCCGTCTGCGCTGGATAGGAAAGCGCCGATAGCTATCAAAATAAGAGCATATGCACTACGAAACCCGCTACTGCACCCACTGCGGCACCGCGCTGCAGCCGATCACGCTGGCCGAGGACGGTGGCGACAAGGAGCGCCTGCGCTGCCCCGCCTGCGGCTGGACGCACTGGAACAATCCCACGCCCGTGCTGGCCGCGATCGTGGAGGTGAATGGCAAGGTGCTGCTGGCCCGCAACGCGGCCTGGCCCGCGAAGATGTTTGCGCTGATCACGGGCTTCATGGAGGCCGGGGAGTCGCCGCAGGAAGGCATCGCGCGCGAGGTCAAGGAGGAAACCAACCTCGACGTGCGCTCCACCACGCTGGTGGGGGCCTACGAGTTTCTGCGCATGAACCAGATCATCATTGCCTACCATGTGGTGGCCGAGGGTGAGGTGCGGCTGTCGCCCGAGCTGGTGGACCACCGGTTCTACGACCTGCACGAGCTCAGGTGCTGGCCCGCCGGCACGGGCTATGCGCTGGCGGACTGGCTGCGCACGCGAGGGCATGAACCGGTGTTTTTCACGGCAGAGGAAAACGAAGAGCGCCGCCGGGGGCTCAACCTGCCGCCAAAGGATTGATGAAGACCATGGACATCCACAAAGAAATCGATACCCGGGGCTTGAACTGCCCCCTGCCCATCCTCAAGGCCAAGAAGGCGCTGGCGGACATGGCCAGTGGCCAGCTGCTCAAGGTGGTGTCCACCGATGGCGGCTCGCTGCGCGACTTCCAGGCCTTTGCCAAGCAGACGGGCAATGAGCTGGTGGAACAGCAGACGATGGGCGAGGAGTACATCCACGTCCTGCGCAGAAGGTAGATAAATGGAAGCGAAACCCTGACGGGGTGGTGCGCTTTGCCCTCTGCCGCCACTGCGCGAGGGACGCGTGCGCAGCCTGGGCAAACCGGGCCCCCGGGCTCGGCAGGCGACGCGGCGCTGGAATTCGCCTGGTTTCTGCTGGCGCCTGGCGCAGGCCGCAGCAGTGCCTCAAGGCAAAAAATCCTCCACAGCCCTGGTGGGCTGCCGGAGGATTTTTTTTCTGGTCATGCAGCCGCGCAGATCGCTGTGCAGGCGCTGCCTACAGGCTCAGGCCCTTCAGGTATTCCCGGAACGACGCGCCCACTTGAGGGTGCTGCAGCGCCAGTTCCACTGTGGCTTCCAGAAAGCCTTCCTTGCTGCCGCAGTCATACCGCTTGCCCTGGTACTGGAAGGCGTACACGGCCTCGCTCTGCATCAGGCGCGCGATGCCGTCGGTGAGCTGGATCTCGCCACCCACGCCGCGCGGCTGGTTGCGGATCTCGTCGAACACGCCGGGGGTGAGGATGTAGCGGCCGGCCACGCCCATGCGGGAGGGTGCCACGTCGGCCTTGGGCTTCTCGACGATGCGGTCGATGCGGATCAGCGGACCGCCTGCGGGCTCGCCGGCCACGATGCCGTATTTGTGCACCTGATCTTCCGGTACTTCCTGCACGGCGATGACCGAACGGCCCTGCTGGCGGAAGGCGGTGGCCATCTGGGCCAGCACGGGTGGGCCGCCCTGGGGGCCCACCATCAGGTCGTCGGCCAGCAGCACGGCAAACGGCTCCTTGCCCACAAGCGGCTCGGCGCACAGCACGGCATGGCCCAGGCCCAGCGAGCGGGGTTGGCGCACAAACGCGCAGTCCATGTCGTCGGGCTGGATGGAACGCACCAGCGCCAGCAGTTCCTTCTTGCCGGCGGCTTCCAGCTCGGCCTCCAGCTCGTAGGCGGTGTCGAAATGGTCTTCGATGGCGCGCTTGCTGCGGCCGGTCACGAAGATCATGTGGCGGATGCCGGCGGCGTAGGCCTCTTCGACGGCGTACTGGATGAGCGGCTTGTCCACCACGGGCAGCATTTCCTTGGGGCTGGCCTTGGTGGCGGGCAGGAACCGGGTGCCCAGGCCCGCGACGGGGAATACGGCTTTGCGGACGGTGGTGGCAACAGTCATGGAATTCCTTTTGGGGATAGGTAATCGGGTCGGATGGAGCCCCGCCGCCAGGGCGGGGTCCGTTGCGCCACGCAGTATGGCGGCTGTTTTCAGCCCAGGCGTGTCAGTTGATCGCGCAATCTGCCCAGCGTGGTGCCGAAGTCCGCCACCCGCTTTTTCTCCTGGTCGATCACGGCGGGTGGCGCCTTGGACACGAAGGCTTCGTTGGACAGCTTGCCGTTGGCCTTGGTGATCTCACCCTCGATGCGGCTGATTTCCTTGGACAGGCGGGCCTTCTCGGCGGCCACGTCGATTTCCATGTGCAGGCACATGCGCGCCTCGCCCACCATGGCCACGGGCGCGGCCTGCGCGGCGGCGGCCCAGGCGGCCTCGTCGTCGAACACCTTGACCTCGCTGAGCTTGGCGAGGGCCTGCAGCACCGGCGCCACGCCGCGCATGAAGTCCGTGTCGCCCACGGTGTACAGCGGCAGGCGGGTCGAGGGCGAGACGTTCATCTCGCCGCGCAGCGTGCGGCAGGCATCCACCAGGCCCTTGACACGCTCCATGTGCGCAATGGCGGCCTCGTCGATCTTGCTCGGCTGCGCCTCGGGGTAGCGGGCGATGCTGACCGATTCGC from Acidovorax sp. A79 includes the following:
- a CDS encoding NUDIX domain-containing protein, yielding MHYETRYCTHCGTALQPITLAEDGGDKERLRCPACGWTHWNNPTPVLAAIVEVNGKVLLARNAAWPAKMFALITGFMEAGESPQEGIAREVKEETNLDVRSTTLVGAYEFLRMNQIIIAYHVVAEGEVRLSPELVDHRFYDLHELRCWPAGTGYALADWLRTRGHEPVFFTAEENEERRRGLNLPPKD
- a CDS encoding sulfurtransferase TusA family protein, with protein sequence MDIHKEIDTRGLNCPLPILKAKKALADMASGQLLKVVSTDGGSLRDFQAFAKQTGNELVEQQTMGEEYIHVLRRR
- the cysM gene encoding cysteine synthase CysM encodes the protein MKYPTIEDAVGNTPLVALQRIGAQDNAARGNVVLGKLEGNNPAGSVKDRPALSMIRRAEERGDIRPGDTLIEATSGNTGIALAMAAAIKGYRMVLVMPEDLSIERAQTMKAFGAELVLTPKSGGMEHARDLAEAMQKRGEGKVLDQFANQDNPRIHYETTGPEIWEQTGGRITHFVSAMGTTGTITGVSRFLKEKNPAIQIIGAQPEEGSRIPGIRKWPQEYLPKIYDASTVDELVYVSQDNAEDMCRRLAREEGIFAGISAAGACWVAQQIAARDSHATIVFVVCDRGDRYLSTGVFPA
- the galU gene encoding UTP--glucose-1-phosphate uridylyltransferase GalU: MTVATTVRKAVFPVAGLGTRFLPATKASPKEMLPVVDKPLIQYAVEEAYAAGIRHMIFVTGRSKRAIEDHFDTAYELEAELEAAGKKELLALVRSIQPDDMDCAFVRQPRSLGLGHAVLCAEPLVGKEPFAVLLADDLMVGPQGGPPVLAQMATAFRQQGRSVIAVQEVPEDQVHKYGIVAGEPAGGPLIRIDRIVEKPKADVAPSRMGVAGRYILTPGVFDEIRNQPRGVGGEIQLTDGIARLMQSEAVYAFQYQGKRYDCGSKEGFLEATVELALQHPQVGASFREYLKGLSL